A window of the Candidatus Eisenbacteria bacterium genome harbors these coding sequences:
- a CDS encoding LemA family protein, whose protein sequence is MASRVNPWIVAGLVVGGLLLIVLFIAGYVRASFNEMVSQQEQIKTAWAQVENQLQRRYDLIPNLVETVKGYAKQETTIFTAIADARARIGSAQTIPQKIEANNELSSALARLLVVVENYPVLKSSENFQRLQDELAGTENRISVERMRYNEVVRAYNIHIRQFPANLIASAFNFELHPLFEAPVNARTAPQVKF, encoded by the coding sequence ATGGCATCGCGCGTAAATCCCTGGATCGTGGCGGGGCTCGTGGTCGGCGGACTGCTTCTCATCGTGCTTTTCATCGCAGGGTACGTGCGCGCGAGCTTCAACGAGATGGTGTCGCAGCAGGAGCAAATCAAGACCGCCTGGGCGCAGGTGGAGAACCAGCTCCAGCGCCGGTACGATCTGATCCCGAATCTGGTCGAAACCGTGAAGGGGTACGCGAAACAGGAGACCACGATATTCACCGCGATCGCAGACGCCCGCGCCAGGATCGGAAGCGCGCAGACGATTCCGCAGAAGATCGAGGCCAACAACGAGCTGTCGAGCGCCCTTGCGAGGCTCCTGGTCGTCGTGGAGAACTACCCCGTGCTCAAGTCCAGCGAGAACTTCCAGCGATTGCAGGACGAGCTGGCCGGGACGGAGAACCGGATCTCGGTGGAGCGCATGCGATACAACGAGGTCGTCCGCGCGTACAACATTCATATCCGCCAGTTCCCGGCGAACCTGATCGCGTCGGCCTTCAACTTCGAGCTGCACCCGCTCTTCGAGGCGCCCGTCAACGCGCGAACCGCGCCGCAGGTGAAGTTCTAG